ACCACAGAGCGCCAAAAACCGCTGGACGTGATCGTGCGGGAGAACTGGTGGCGGCTCGCGGAGCGATGGTTCCCGGGTGGCCTGGTCGTGCGGCGCTCGGCCGTGCCCGGGGTCATCGAACGCGAAAAGGTGGTGTACCTGACGTTTGGCCGCATGCATGGCACCACCCAGATCCACGGATTCCGATTCACCGTTTCACCGGGGCGGCCGGCGGTCAAAGGCGTGAAAAACATGGTTTGTGACCACCGGCTGGGCAAGCTGTTTGTGTCATCGCGCGTGCGGGCCATGTTGGAAAACCTGGAATTCGACATTGACCAACCCGAAAGCATTCTCGGGTATGGCTGGGTGGAAGACGAATTGCGCCGGCTGTACCGGCACCAGGGATATGCCGGGCTGGTGGCGCTGTGCATGGATGCGGGTGCATTGGCCAGCCATTTCGGCATGGAGAAACCACGGGATGAATTGGCCATCTGCGTGGAAAGGGTATTGGCGCTGTCGGGGAATGGGCGGGGTCCGTTGCCGAATGTTGCGGGGATGCGCGGGGCCGTTACGTAACGCGGAGCCCGTCGCTGACGTAACGTGGCCAGGGCCTGGGCCCATTGACCCGGGCAGTGGGGTGCCGGGACGTGAGATTTTCCCGGAAATGCCCTGGAAATGCGGCATTTTTGCCGATTTTCGGGAGCTGACGGGGCTTTGATGGGGCATTCAAGCCGCTGGCATGCAAGTTGCGATTTACACCCCGTTGAGCGATTGTTTCGGCGTGTTCGTTCAATGGATCGGGGAAATGCCCCGGCGCTTGAATGGCCCTGCAATGGCTTTCGCATGGCCTGGATTCGATGGAATTCATGACGTGCGATGGCCCTGGAACGGCAATCGATGGGTGGCGTACTTTTAACTGGAGAGGGTGTTATGGCGACTGAAACTGTATTGAACCAAGGGGTGGCCGGTGCTGCGGCGAACACGGCGTCTGCTTCGGCGGCGGAGCTGGGCGTCTTGTCCAACGCATCACCGGGGGTGGTGGTGGTCCGCGAGGGGCAGCGCATGGCCGTGCAGGACAGCGTGGCCCTGAAGGTGGGCGACCAGGTGCTGGTGCCCCAGGGGGGCCAGGCCGCCGTGACATTCCCGGGATCGGCAGCCAACCAGGCGCCCTTGCAGGGGACGCTCGTGGGCGGGACGGACGCCACCATTGGCGTCGCGTCGCTGCCCAACGGGACGCAGCAGGCGGTGATCGATCTCGCGGCGGGCGACTTCGTGCCCAGCGGGCAAGGTGCCGAGGAAGCGGCCGTGCTGATGGTCAAGAAAGCCGCCCCGTCCTTGTTGGGCGGCGGCCTGGCCCTGGGTGAGTTTGCACTGGGCGCTCTCGGCGTCGGGGCCGTCGCCGCGATGCTCAATGACGATGGCGATGACTCGGATGCCGATGCTGATGCTGATGCCGATGCCGATGCTGACGCTGACGCTGACGCTGATGCCGATGCTGACGCTGACGCTGACGCTGATGCTGATGCCGATGCCGATGCCGATGCCGATGCCGATGCCGATGCCGATGCCGATGCCGATGCCGATGCCGATGCCGATGCCGATGCCGATGCCGACGCCGATGCCGACGCCGACGCCGATGCTGACGCCGATGCTGACGCTGACGCCGATGCTGACGCTGACGCCGATGCTGACGCTGACGCTGACGCTGACGCTGACGCTGATGCTGACGCTGACGCTGACGCTGATGCTGATGCTGATGCTGATGCTGACGCTGACGCTGATGCCGACGCTGACGCGGATGCCGACTCCGATTCGGACGCGGATGGCGGCGACAAGCTGTTCGATCCGGGCAGCGACCTGGCCGACGGGACGGTGGATTCGCTTGACAGGACCCTGGTGCTCGAAGGGGTGCTGGAACCGGTGGCGTCCACGGTGGGCGATCTGACCGACACCGTCAGCGATGCCCTGGCGCCGCTGGTGGGCGACGAATTCACCGAGGACGATCCGAATGGCCTGGACCCGGCCGACGATTTCGTGGATCAGGTGGCCGACACCGGTGAAAGCCTGCTGGAGCCGGTCGTGGACGGCCTGCTGGGCGACGGGACGACCGACATGCTGCTGGGCTCGACGGTGGGGCAGGTGGACTACCTCACGGACGCGGTCGGCAACCTGGTGGACGATGGCACGCTGGTCGGCGATGCGCTGGACGGTCTCGGCCTGGGCGGCCTCACCGACGGTTTGCTGGACGAAGGTGGTGTGGTCGATGGCCTGCTGGGCGCCACGGTGGGCGACGAGGGCCTGGTGGGTGGCCTGCTGGCCGACGAAGGTCTGGTGGGTGAGCTGCTGACCGACGACGGTCTGCTCGGGGGCTTGCTGGATGTGCAGGAGCCCACCACCGGCGACGCGCTGCTCGATCCGTCCGAAGGGCTGCTGGGTGGGGCGGTGGACGACACCGGCGCCCTGGGCCTGGGCGACACGCTGGAGCCGGTGGTGGACATCGTCGGCAACGTGACCGACACCACCAGCGGCCTGCTGGCCCCGGTGCTGGGCACCGACTTCCAGGCGGACGACCCCAACGCGCTGGACGGTGTGGACGGCCTGGTCGGCACCGTGACGGACCCGGCGGGCGATCTGCTGGCGCCCGTGGTCGATGGCCTGCTGGGCGACGGCGCGCTGGACGGCACGCTGGGCGCCGTGGAAACGCAGGTGGACTACGTGACCGACGGCGTCGTCAACGTGCTGGAGGGCGATCTGCTCGGCGGGGACCTGCTCGGTGGTCTGACCGAAGGCGATCTGCTGGGTGGCTTGACCGAAGGCGACCTGCTCGGTGGCGTGGTCGGTGAGGACGGCCTGCTCGGTGGTCTGACCGAAGGTGATCTGCTGGGTGGCTTGACCGAAGGTGACTTGCTCGGCGGTGTGGTCGGTGAGGACGGCCTGCTCGGTGGTCTGACCGAAGGCGATCTGCTGGGTGGCTTGACCGAAGGCGACCTGCTCGGTGGCGTGGTCGGTGAAGACGGCCTGCTCGGTGGTCTGACCGAAGGCGATCTGCTGGGTGGCGTGACCGAAGGTGACTTGCTCGGTGGCGTGGTCGGTGAGGACGGCCTGCTGGGTGGTCTGACCGAGGGCGATCTGCTGGGTGGCTTGACCGAAGGCGACCTGCTCGGCAGCACCCTGGAGCCGGTGACCAGCATGGCGCCGCTCGACGGGGCGCTCACGCCGGTGGTGGACCTGACCCAGGGCCTGCCGGTCTGATCCGATCCATCTCCACAACGGGCCTTCCCGGCGCGACCGCCGGGAAGGCGGGAGGAAACACATGAAGACACAGCTTTTTCTATGGACCTGTGTGGCCGCTTTCGCCAGCGGCTGCGCGACCCAGCCCCAGGAGGGCGCCAAGCAGCAGGTGTATTACCAGGCCTACAAGCGGCAGGACGCCGCTGTGGTCCGGCGGGTGGAGCCCGCGCCGGTGGCGAGCGTGCTGGGGCCGATGGGCGTGTCCGGCACGGTCTATTTCGGCTTCGACCAGTCGACCCTGCAGCCGCAGTACCTGCGCATCGTGGAACAACACGGTGAGTACCTGCGCCAGAACACCGGCCGCAAGGTGCAGCTCGACGGCCACACCGACGAGCGCGGGGGCACGGAATACAACATCGGGCTCGGCCAGCGCCGCGCCGAGACGGTCCGGCAAGCCCTGATGCGCATGGGCGTGGCCGACACCCAGCTGGAGGCGGTGAGCTTCGGCAAGGAAAAGCCGGCCTCCGCGCTGCAGACCGAAGAAGGCCACCAACTCAACCGGCGGGTGGAGTTCAGCTACCGATGAGCCGGGCCGGTGCGGGCCCGCCCGCACCGCTGCCTTCCCCCTCCAACCCTCACACCCGTACGGCCATGACCCTCCAGGACCAGTTGAGCATGTGCCGGCAGCTCCTGCCGGCCGGGAACACGTCGGTGGGCCCCTGGCCCGCGCAGACCCTGTTCTTCTCCGTCAGCGACCGGGCTTCGCGGGCCCGGGTGTTCCACGTGAGTGCCGCCAGCCTCGACGCGGCCTGGCAGCAGGGTGTGGACTGGGTGCAGGCCTGGAGCGCGGCGACCCAGCGCAGCGAGCCCCTGTGGCTGCGGGTGGACGTGGTCACCTCGGTGCGGGCGATGGCCTGGAGCGGGTTCAAGGAACAGCTCCAGCAGGTCAAGCGCAACTACCTGCGCTACGGGCTCGCGCTCGACGAAGGCTTTCGCCACGCCTTCACCGAGCAGGAGATCAACGCCAACGCCATGATGTACGGCGGGGCCGGCATCGCGCACGCCGAGGTCAACATGGGCCACCTCAAGCGCTACGGCCGGGCCCGGTTTGGCGAAGACTTCGAGCCGGTCCTGCTGCCCTCGTCGCCGGTCTACCTGCTGACCACCGCCGGCGTGTTCTGCGACGAACACGGCCGCGCGCACCCCATCAGCGGCCAGGGGCCGGACGCCGGCCGGCGCGACCTGGCCGAGCTCGATGCGGCCACCGTGCGCGGCCTGGTGCGCTCGGGCGCCGGGTACCTGGCGCGCCAGGTGCAGGAAGACGGGCGTTTCATCTACGGCCGCTTTCCCTGCTTCGACCGCCGCATCGACACCTACAACGCCCTGCGCCACGCCAGCTCCACCTACGCCATGATCGAGTCGTGGGAGCTGATCGAGGGCGACGAACTGAAGGCCGCAATCGAGCGCGCCCTGGTGTACCTGGTGGAGCGCCTGATCCGCACCTGCCAGCTGCCCGACGGCCGGCGCGCCGCCTTCCTCGTGGACGAGGTGGGCCAGGAGATCAAGCTCGGCGGCAACGCGATGGCGATTCTGGCGCTGGTCAAGTACAGCGAGGTCATGGGCACCAGCGCCTGCGCCGACCTGCTGGAGCGGCTCGGCACCGGCATCGAGCTGATGCAGGACCCCCGCAGCGGCGCCTTCACACACGTGCTCCATGCGCGCAACCTGAAAGTCAAGGAGCCGTTCCGGATCATCTATTACGAAGGCGAGGCCGCGTTCGCCCTGTGCCGTCTCCACGGCTTCAGCGGCGACCCGCGCTGGCTGGCCATGGCCGAGAAGGCGTTCGATCATTTCATCGCGTCGCAGCACTGGCAGCACCACGACCACTGGCTGAGCTACGGTGTCAACGAACTGACCCGCTACCGCCCCGAGGAAAAGTACTTCCGCTTTGGCCTGCAGAACATCGAAGGCCACATCGGCTTCGTGCGCCACCGCCGGACCACCTTCCCCACCCTGCTGGAGCTGATGATGGCCTCCAGCCAGATGCTGCGCCGCCTGCAGGACAGCCCCGAGCTGGGCCACCTGCTGGCCGACGTGGACCAGGAAAGCTTCCGCGAGGCGCTGGTGCACCGGGCCCGCCACATGCTCAACGGGCATTTCTGGCCCGAGATGGCGATGTACTTCAAGCAGCCCGACAGCATCGTGGGCTCGTTCTTCATCCGCCACCACTCGTTCCGCGTCCGCATCGACGACGTGGAGCACTACCTGTCGGGCTACGTCGCCTACCACGCCTGGCTGATGCAGCAGCAGACCCAGGCGACGCTGGAGGCCAGCGCCGGCATTCCCGAAAGTTGCCCATGATCAAACTCCTGCTTCCGCGCCAGCTGGTGGCCCGGGTGCCTACCGACGGCACCGAGAGCCCCTTCGCGCACGGCCTCACCCAGGCCTTCGACGACGCCTACCCCCTGCTCAAGCGGGCCGCGCTGTGGTCGCTGCCGATCAGCCTGTTTGGCCTGCTGCCCTCGGTGTTCGTGCTCCAGGTCTACGACCGGGTGATCTCGCGCAGCGGCACGGCCACGCTGGTGGCCCTGGTGGCCGGCATCTTCGTGTTCCTGGGCATCGAGTTCTGGCTGCGCACGCGGCGCTCGCGCGACCTGCGCAACGCCGGCGCCACCATCGACCACCACGTCTCCGAGTCGCTGATGGGCTCCATGCTCAAACGGCCCCTGATGGCGCTGGAGGCGCGGCCCGCGTCGGCCTGGTTCATGCTGTTTCGCGACGTGGGCGCCGTGCGCGGTACGGTCACGGGCGGGCTGCTGGGCGCCATCTTCGATCTGCCCATGGCGCTGTTCGCCCTGATCGTGATCGGTGTGGTGGCGCTGCCGGTGCTGCCGATCGTGGTGCTGTTCCTGGCGGTCATGGCCTTCCTGGCCTGGTGGTGGGCCGACGAGGTGCGCGCTGGCCGGGTGGAGGAAACGCAGCGCGCGCGCGACGTGGACCGCGTGGTCTCCGAAATCTGCCGCGCCCGCGAAACCATCAAGACCCTGGGGCACGACGCGCCGGTGGTCCAGATGTGGCTGCAGGCCTACCGCAACTGGCTGGCCGAGAGCTTCCGCAAGAACGGCGAGCTGGAGACCGCGCGCGACAGCAGCACCGTGCTGCTCACGGTGTTCTCCGTGCTGGTGGTCACGGCCGGGGCCGTGGCCGTCACCCAGCAGCTGATGACGGTGGGCGGGCTGATGGCCGTCAACCTGCTGGCGATCAAGGCGCTCTCGCCGGTGGCGGGCATGGCCTCGGGCTGGCGCGGGCTGGCGCGCGCGGCCGAAGCGGCGCAGCGGCTGGAGAAGGTGCTGGCCGAGCCGGTGGAGCGCGCCGCCAGCGGCGTGGAGCTCACCAAGCCGCCTGGCCTGCTGCGCCTCACGGAGGTGAGCTTCCGCTTCCCCGACGCGCCGCGCCCGGTGTTTGAAAAGCTCAACCTGGAGATGGGCCCGGTGGGCCTGCACGTGATCGTGGGCAAGAACGGCGCCGGCAAATCGACCCTGGTGAAGCTGCTGGGCGGGCTCTACAGCCCCAGCGAGGGCGCGATCCAGATCGGTGGCTACGACCTGGCCCAGTTCTCGCGCGAGGAGCTGGTGGGCTGGATCAGCTGCCTGTCGCAAGAGGTGTACTGGTTCGGTGGCGCGCTGATCGAGTCGCTGCGCCGGGCCGCGCCCGGCCAGACCGACGAGCAGATCGTCTCGGCCTGCCGGCTGTCGGGCGCGCACGAGTTCATCTCGCGCCTGCCCCAGGGCTACCGCACCGAGGTGGGCGAGGGCGGCATGGGCCTGTCGGTGGGCGAGCGGCGCAAGCTCGCGCTGGCCCAGCTGTTCCTGCGCAAGCCCGCGGTGCTGATCCTGGACGAGCCGAGCAACGACCTGGACTACCAGAGCGAGACCCACCTGATGACCGCGCTGGGCGCCGTGGCCAAGCGCCGCAACGTGGTGGTCGTGACGCATTCGCTGCGCATGGTCTCCATCGCCACGCAGATCTATTACGTGGGCGGCGACGGCACGGTGCAGCAGGGCACCCCGGCCGAGATGGTGCCGCGGCTGTTCGGCGTGCAGCGCCCGGTGCCGGTGCCGGCGCCGGCCCGCGAGGCGGTGGCTGGCGGCGGCTCGGTGGTGCATCTGAAGGGCATGGGGGTGGGCACATGAAACACACCGACAACTCGCCGGACCTGCCCGATGTGCTGCGGCGCCGCCCGGGCGGCGGGGTGGCGGGGCAACCCGAGCGGCGCGGGGTCTACTGGGCGCTGTGGAGCGCGGTGGCCGTGCTGGCCGTGGTCGGCCTGGGCTACCCGGTCGAGACCGTGGTGGTCGCGCCCGGGCGGGTGATCCCGTCGGACCGCGTCAAGTCCGTGCAGCACCTC
This Hydrogenophaga taeniospiralis DNA region includes the following protein-coding sequences:
- a CDS encoding OmpA family protein, with protein sequence MKTQLFLWTCVAAFASGCATQPQEGAKQQVYYQAYKRQDAAVVRRVEPAPVASVLGPMGVSGTVYFGFDQSTLQPQYLRIVEQHGEYLRQNTGRKVQLDGHTDERGGTEYNIGLGQRRAETVRQALMRMGVADTQLEAVSFGKEKPASALQTEEGHQLNRRVEFSYR
- a CDS encoding peptidase domain-containing ABC transporter yields the protein MIKLLLPRQLVARVPTDGTESPFAHGLTQAFDDAYPLLKRAALWSLPISLFGLLPSVFVLQVYDRVISRSGTATLVALVAGIFVFLGIEFWLRTRRSRDLRNAGATIDHHVSESLMGSMLKRPLMALEARPASAWFMLFRDVGAVRGTVTGGLLGAIFDLPMALFALIVIGVVALPVLPIVVLFLAVMAFLAWWWADEVRAGRVEETQRARDVDRVVSEICRARETIKTLGHDAPVVQMWLQAYRNWLAESFRKNGELETARDSSTVLLTVFSVLVVTAGAVAVTQQLMTVGGLMAVNLLAIKALSPVAGMASGWRGLARAAEAAQRLEKVLAEPVERAASGVELTKPPGLLRLTEVSFRFPDAPRPVFEKLNLEMGPVGLHVIVGKNGAGKSTLVKLLGGLYSPSEGAIQIGGYDLAQFSREELVGWISCLSQEVYWFGGALIESLRRAAPGQTDEQIVSACRLSGAHEFISRLPQGYRTEVGEGGMGLSVGERRKLALAQLFLRKPAVLILDEPSNDLDYQSETHLMTALGAVAKRRNVVVVTHSLRMVSIATQIYYVGGDGTVQQGTPAEMVPRLFGVQRPVPVPAPAREAVAGGGSVVHLKGMGVGT